The genomic window TGATTACGGCGCGTTCGTTGAGCTGGAACCAGGTGTTGAAGGTCTTGTCCACGTCTCTGAAATGAGCTGGACCAAGAAGAACGTACATCCAGGCAAGATCGTTTCCACTTCTCAGGAAGTCGAAGTGATGGTGCTGGAAGTCGACCCTGTGAAGCGTCGCATCTCGCTTGGTCTCAAGCAGTGCCTCGACAACCCATGGTCATCCTTCCTGGTCAACTTCCCGCAGGGCACTGAAGTTGAAGGCGAGATCAAGAACATCACCGAATTCGGTCTGTTCGTTGGCCTCGACGGCGACGTGGACGGCATGGTCCACCTCTCCGACCTCGACTGGAATCGCTCTGGCGAAGAAGCCATTGCCGACTACACCAAGGGCGACATGGTGAAAGCCACCGTTCTTGACGTGGACCCGGACAAGGAACGCATCTCCCTTGGCATCAAGCAGCTGGGCGGCGATCCCTTCGAAAGCGTTGGCGACATCCGCCGCGGTGAAATCATCACCGTGACGGTCACCAATGTGGAGGAAAACGGTCTTGAAGTGACAGTGGGTGAAGAGCAGTTCACCTCCTACATCCGTCGCTCCGAACTGAGCCGTGATCGCGCTGACCAGCGTCCTGATCGCTACAATGTTGGCGACAAGATTGATGCCCGCGTCACCCAGATCGACAAGGCGTCGCGCCGCGTCTCCCTGTCGATCAAGGCGAAGGAAATCGCTGAAGAGAAGGAGGCCGTCGAACAGTATGGCTCTACCGACTCTGGCGCCTCCCTCGGCGACATTCTGGGTGCAGCCCTCAAGGGCAAAGACGACGACTAGTCGTTTCGCACAGAAAATGACGTTTCGTTCATAGAGCGAAGCTGACAGAAAATCATTGTGGCGGCAGGGAAAACTCCCTGTCGCCATTTTGGTTTTGCGGCCTGGCGCCCCACCGATCAGCGTTAAACCCTGTGCGTCAAAATGACACCGCCGTCATGTTTTCCAGTACGCTCAAGGCTCGAGATGGATAAGCCTTTGAAAATGCTCGCCTTGTTGCGTTCACGCAACTTGACGCCCCCTGCCTCCTCGGGCATCGTTACGGCTTGGCACTAGGGACAAGGGCCGGATGATTAAGTCAGAACTCGTACAGCGGTTGGCGCAGGCCAATCCGCATCTGTATCAACGCGACGTTGAGCGCATCGTCGGCACGATCTTTGAGGAGATTGCGCAGGCGCTGGCCAATGGCGACCGTGTGGAACTGCGTGGCTTCGGCGCGTTTTCCGTCAAGACACGCCCGGCTCGGACCGGCCGCAACCCCCGCACCGGTGAACCGGTGGAAGTGGAAGCGAAGTCCGTACCGTTCTTCAAGACCGGCAAGGAACTGCGCGAACGGCTCAACCGCCGCCCGCTGGGCTCCGATGCGGCGTTGACGGAACAGCCATCAGAAGCCGGTGAGCCGGACAATGATGATGTGCAGGACCTGGCCCCCAATCTGGCTGCCGGCGAATAGCCTTCACGCTTCCTGAATCTGAACATCGCGTCAGCATCCGCTGGCAGTGGTTCAATGCGCGTGGCTGAGGTAACATCCTGCCCCTATTCGCCTGCCATGTTCACAAGACAAACCGTTTGAAAGTGATCTTGTAAGTGACGTTGAAGACCTGGTTCATTCTCCTTCCCTGCGTACTCGTTGGCGTTGTGCTGACCCTGGCCAACATGGTGCCGGTGCAGTTCAGCCTTGATCCCTTCTCATCCACCCGTCCGGCGCTGGCCTTCACCGTGCCGCTGATCGTGGTCATCATGGGTGCCTTTCTGGCAGGGCTTCTGGCCGGTGGCCTTGGGGCGTGGGTTGGCCAGGGCGGACACCGCAAGGGAGAACGTCAGGCCAAGCGCGAATTGAAGCGCGTGCAAAAGCAGCAGGGCGCTGCCAATTCCAACAGCGTTGAAGGCGCAGGAACAGCTCTTGCCGTTGCGGGCGCAACCGCACCGGCCTTATCGGATCAAACGGCAAATGCGTCTCGTCACGGCGGCTGAGATAAATCAGGCCCTGGACGTCCGCTCCTTGATGGAGCGGTTGCGCTCGGCCTTTCGTGACGACATCGCCAACCCGGCACGCACCCTCCACCACATTGAATCAAGCCTTGGCCCCGATGAGCCCGGTGCCGGCGACCTGATGGTCATGCCCGCCTGGGTGCGCGGTACGGCCCGGTCCGGCGATATGAGCGGGCGGCGCGGCTATATCGGCGTCAAGGTCCAATCCGTTTTCCCTGACAATCGCACCAAGGGCATCCCGTCGCTCACGGGCGTCTATGTGCTGATGTCTGGCCGCACGGGCGAGCCATTGGGTCTGCTGGATGCCCCGACCCTGACCGCGTGGCGCACGGCGGCAGCATCTGCCCTGGCCGCTACCTATCTGGCTCGCCAGGACGCTGAACGCCTCTTGGTGGTCGGCAGCGGCGCGCTGGTGCCCCATCTCATCAAGGCCCATGCGGAAGCCCGTCCCATCTGCAACGTGCTGATCTGGAACCGCACACCCGCCACGGCAGAAAAACTCGCCAAACGCCTGACTCGGCCTGATTTGAAGGTCGCCGCCACAACGGACCTGGAAGGTGCTGTGCGCGGCGCGGATGTCATCTGCACGGCCACCGGCAGCACCCAGCCGCTCATCAAGGGAGAGTGGCTGCAGCGCGGCGTCCACCTGGACTGTGTCGGTGGCTACCGGCCGGACATGCGGGAGGTGGATGACGAGGTGGTATCGCGAGCCCGCGTCTTTGTGGATACCCGCACGGGCGCCATGAGCGAGGCAGGCGACATTATCGCCCCCCTTGAGAGCGGCGCAATCACCACTGAAGACATTACAGCTGATCTCCATGATCTGGCCCGTGGCGACAGGGCCGGGCGGCGCTACCACGACCAGATCACCCTGTTTAAGTCGGTTGGTGTCGCGCTGGAGGACCTAGCAGCGGCCACACTCGCGTTTGAGCGGACATAACCCTCTACGTGTCCCCGGACTTGATCCGGGGCCTACTCGCAGATGCCACACATCACAGCGAAAGAGAGTGGACCCCGGATCAAGTCCGGGGACACGTGAGGGTGATTGAATTCCGGGTCATCCAAATCTGAAAATACAAAGCCTGACTCCGCGCTTTTCCCGCGTTATGCTTTTCCCGACACGCTGACGACCGCCACCAAAAGAGCGGCGCAGCTGGAGGAAACTGATGAGGGGAGGCGGGCTTCATGAGCAACGCCATTACGATTGATCGGCTGACACCGACCATTGGCGCGGAAATTTCCGGCGTCGATATGAGCAAGCCGCTGGGCAATGAGACCTTTGCTGCCGTCCATGATGCGCTGATGGCCCACGGGGTCATCTTCTTCCGCGATCAGGACATCACACCGGCGCAGCACAAGGACTTTGCCAGCAAGTTTGGTCACCTGCAGGTGCATCCATTCGCGCCCAATCACAGCGAAGAGCACCCTGAGATCATCGTCATCGAGCATGGTCCAAAGCGCAAACCCGACCTCAACAACTGGCACACCGATGTGACCTTCATGCAGGAGCCGCCGCTGGGCTCCGTGTTGCACGCCAAGATGATGCCGGAAACCGGTGGCGACACCATGTGGGCGAGCATGTATGCCGCCTATGAAGCCCTGTCAGACCGGATGCAGCGCATGCTGGGCGAGCTGACCGCGGTGCATGACTATGAGCACGTGTTCGGCAAGAGCGGCCGGCTGTACCGCAATCAGGCTGATGGCAAGATGCAGTCCGAGCGCGAAAAACATCCGCCTGCGGAGCATCCCGTCATTCGTACGCACCCGGTCACAGGCCGTCAGGGTATTTTCGTGAACTCGAGCTTCACCACCCACATCAAGGACATGAAGCAGAAGGAAAGCGATGCGCTGCTGGCCTTTTTGCATGAGCATGTGAAGCAGGCTGAATTCCAGTGCCGCTTCCGCTGGCAGAAAAACTCCGTTGCCTTCTGGGACAACCGCTGCACCCAGCACTATGCCATTGCAGATTATTTCCCTGAGCACCGTCAGATGCACCGCGTCACCATTGATGGTGACCGGCCCCAGTATCGGTCAGAGCACCGACCCAACTAACTCCCCCACACAAGAAGAGGAAAGATAATGGAAGAACTCATCAACAACGTGACGGCGTCAGCAACCTATTCAGGTGATCTGCTTGCAGCGCTTTATGTCATGGCGGCCTGGACTGCCGTGACGTGGATTCTCATGACCTTCGTGCGCCTGGGCGCCATGAACGAAGCCGGTCTGACACCGGACGATGCCAAGCACACAGACGCGCTGAGTGTCCTGCCGACGCGCCCGCGCCAGATGGCCGACAACTACAACCACCTGTTTGAAGTGCCGGTGATCTTCTACGCCGTGGTGCTGGCCATTCTGGTGAGCGGCCGTGCGGATGAAATCCACATGTATTGCGCCTGGGGCTTTGTCGCCTCGCGCGTCATTCACTCCCTGTGGCAGTGGACCAGCAATGCGGTCGCCATCCGTTTCCCGCTCTTCGCGCTGGGCTGGATTCTGCTCATGGTCATGATCGTCCGCGAATTGCTGGCAGTGCTCTAGTCAGCAGGTCCGCGAAAGCAACAATTGTTGCCCAATATCTCCGGAGTTGCAGGTGGTTGGCACCTGCAACTCCGGGAACCGGGAAGATGCCGATGGTCAGGTAAAGACCACGAGAAAAAAAGACCCTTCCATTTCCAACACCAGTCGCCACCAGGATAAATCGCCCCGCTATGTCAGCGGTCGATGGGTGGGGCTCTGCAAATCGATACGCGCTGGAAATTGCGGCCGGGCACGTTCAAAGTCGCGCAATACGCCAAAGAGGAAACGTCATCATGAAACTGGATCTCGCAAGCACCGCATTTCTGGCGCAACTGGCATCGCTGGGCGCGCCCGGTTTCCATGAGATGGAGCCCGAAGAGGCGCGTCTCGCGGGTGGCCAGATCGCTGAATCCTATCCGCCGGGCCCGGACATGGCATCGGTGCGGGATGAAACCATTACGGGCTCTGATGGTGCCGGGTTCCGGGTGCGCGTCCTCTCTCCCACTGAGACCCCGCGCGCGGCACTCATTTTCTATCACGGCGGCGGCTGGGTGCTGGGCGACATTGATCAGTACGACACGCTGGGCCGCCAACTTGCCAAACGCACAGGGGCTGCCGTCATCCTTGTCGATTATCGCAAGGCCCCTGAGAATCGTTACCCAGCGGCAGCCCATGATGCCTATGACGCGCTGACATGGGTCGACGCCAACATCACGTCCATTGCTGGAAAGCGCGTGCCGATCATCGTGGCGGGCGACAGCGCGGGCGGTAATCTCGCCGCGGTCGTCGCACAGCGGGCAAAGGCTGAGAATGGACCGGACATCTCGCTGCAGCTTCTCGTCTATCCCGTCACCGATGGGGCGATGAACACGCCCGGCTATGCCAACCCGGACAATCAGTTGCTGCTGAATACGCCGCTGATGGAATGGTTCTGGGATCATTACGCGCCGAACAAAAAAGACCGCGAAGAGCCCGGCGCGTCACCTGCGCGTGCAAAGGATCTGTCCGGTCTGCCACCTGCGCTGGTTGTGACCGCAGAATATGACGTGCTGCGCGATGAGGCCGAAGCCTATGGCGAAGCAATGCAGGCAGCGGGCGTCCCCGTCACGATCAAACGCTTTGACCGGCAGATGCACAATTTCTTCGCCATGCCCGGCCTGTTGCCAGCCGCCGCGACAGCGCTTGAATATGTCGGCCAGCAGATCGACCGGCATCTGGCCACATCGAGCGAGGTTGACGCCGTGATCGTCGGCGCTGGTTTTGCGGGCATGTATCAGCTTCACAAGCTGCGCCAGCAGGGCCTGTCGACCCGCGTGATCGAGCGGGCCGATGATGTGGGTGGCACATGGTACTGGAACCGTTATCCCGGCGCCCGTGTGGATATTGAAAGCATGGCGTACTCGTTCTCGTTCGATGAGGAACTTGAACAGGAGTGGACGTGGAAAGAGAAATATTCACCCCAGCCTGAAATTCTTGAATACGCGCAGCATGTGGCCGACCGGTTCGATCTGCGCCGTGACATCACCTTTGAAACCAGCGTCACGCGCGCGCTCTACAATGAAGATACCGCGCGCTGGAATGTCTACACTGACTCAGGCGAGGTGATCTCTGCGCAATATCTGATCATGGCGACAGGGTGTCTGTCTGCAATCAAGACGCCGGATATTCCCGGTGCAGATACGTTCAAGGGCGAGACATACATCACCGGCCTCTGGCCCCATGAGGGCGTTGATTTTTCCGGCAAGAAAGTCGCCGTCATCGGCACAGGCTCCTCCGCCATTCAGGCCATTCCGCACATTGCGGAGCAGGCAGACCAGCTAACGGTGCACCAGCGCACACCGGCCTATTCCATGCCGGCGTTCAACCGCCCGCTGGAAGAAACTGAAATTCAGCAGATGAAGACCACCTATCGCGACTATCGCGAAGCCCAGCGCAATCATCTGGCAGGTATTCCGTATCCTGAGCGTAACCTGATGCCAGCCGCTGCCGAGGGTGACAATGAACGCAAGGCCCGTCTGGAAACGGCATGGGAATCCGGCATCCTCACCGCGCTCACGTCGTCATACATGGACGTGCTCTCCAACCAGGACGCCAATGATCTGGTCTCCGAGTTTGTGCGTGACAAAATTCGTGCCCGTGTGAAAGACCCTGAAACCGCTGAAACGCTGGCCCCTAAGACCTATCCGCTGGGCACCAAGCGCCCCTGTCTCGATACCAATTATTATGAGACCTACAATCGGGACAATGTGCGGCTTGTCGATCTGCACAAGACCCCCATTCAGGAGATCACGCCAACCGGTGTGCGCACCACCAGCGGTGAAGACAGCTATGATGCGATTGTGTTTGCCACGGGCTTTGATGCGATGACGGGTGCGCTGGAGCGCATCGATATTCGCGGGATTAACGACATGGCCCTGAAGGATAAATGGGCCGACGGGCCACACACCTATCTGGGGCTGAGCGTGGCGGGCTTCCCGAACCTGTTCACGATTACGGGCCCGTCCAGCCCCTCAGTGCTCAGCAACATGATCGTCTCGATTGAGCAGCATGTTGACTGGATCAGCGATTGCATCGCGTGGATGCGGGACAATGGTCACACCACCATCGCGGCCACTGAAAAGGCCGAGACGGAATGGGCGATCCACAATGAGCAGGCCGCCAATCTGACGCTCTTTCCCCAGGCCAATTCCTGGTACATCGGCGCCAATGTCCCCGGCAAACCGCGCACCTTCATGGCCTATATTGGCGGCGTGGACGTCTACCGTCACATTTGCGACTCCATAGCGTCAGACAATTATCAGG from Candidatus Phaeomarinobacter ectocarpi includes these protein-coding regions:
- a CDS encoding integration host factor subunit beta, coding for MIKSELVQRLAQANPHLYQRDVERIVGTIFEEIAQALANGDRVELRGFGAFSVKTRPARTGRNPRTGEPVEVEAKSVPFFKTGKELRERLNRRPLGSDAALTEQPSEAGEPDNDDVQDLAPNLAAGE
- the tauD gene encoding taurine dioxygenase, yielding MSNAITIDRLTPTIGAEISGVDMSKPLGNETFAAVHDALMAHGVIFFRDQDITPAQHKDFASKFGHLQVHPFAPNHSEEHPEIIVIEHGPKRKPDLNNWHTDVTFMQEPPLGSVLHAKMMPETGGDTMWASMYAAYEALSDRMQRMLGELTAVHDYEHVFGKSGRLYRNQADGKMQSEREKHPPAEHPVIRTHPVTGRQGIFVNSSFTTHIKDMKQKESDALLAFLHEHVKQAEFQCRFRWQKNSVAFWDNRCTQHYAIADYFPEHRQMHRVTIDGDRPQYRSEHRPN
- a CDS encoding MAPEG family protein, giving the protein MEELINNVTASATYSGDLLAALYVMAAWTAVTWILMTFVRLGAMNEAGLTPDDAKHTDALSVLPTRPRQMADNYNHLFEVPVIFYAVVLAILVSGRADEIHMYCAWGFVASRVIHSLWQWTSNAVAIRFPLFALGWILLMVMIVRELLAVL
- a CDS encoding alpha/beta hydrolase fold domain-containing protein, with amino-acid sequence MKLDLASTAFLAQLASLGAPGFHEMEPEEARLAGGQIAESYPPGPDMASVRDETITGSDGAGFRVRVLSPTETPRAALIFYHGGGWVLGDIDQYDTLGRQLAKRTGAAVILVDYRKAPENRYPAAAHDAYDALTWVDANITSIAGKRVPIIVAGDSAGGNLAAVVAQRAKAENGPDISLQLLVYPVTDGAMNTPGYANPDNQLLLNTPLMEWFWDHYAPNKKDREEPGASPARAKDLSGLPPALVVTAEYDVLRDEAEAYGEAMQAAGVPVTIKRFDRQMHNFFAMPGLLPAAATALEYVGQQIDRHLATSSEVDAVIVGAGFAGMYQLHKLRQQGLSTRVIERADDVGGTWYWNRYPGARVDIESMAYSFSFDEELEQEWTWKEKYSPQPEILEYAQHVADRFDLRRDITFETSVTRALYNEDTARWNVYTDSGEVISAQYLIMATGCLSAIKTPDIPGADTFKGETYITGLWPHEGVDFSGKKVAVIGTGSSAIQAIPHIAEQADQLTVHQRTPAYSMPAFNRPLEETEIQQMKTTYRDYREAQRNHLAGIPYPERNLMPAAAEGDNERKARLETAWESGILTALTSSYMDVLSNQDANDLVSEFVRDKIRARVKDPETAETLAPKTYPLGTKRPCLDTNYYETYNRDNVRLVDLHKTPIQEITPTGVRTTSGEDSYDAIVFATGFDAMTGALERIDIRGINDMALKDKWADGPHTYLGLSVAGFPNLFTITGPSSPSVLSNMIVSIEQHVDWISDCIAWMRDNGHTTIAATEKAETEWAIHNEQAANLTLFPQANSWYIGANVPGKPRTFMAYIGGVDVYRHICDSIASDNYQGFETA
- a CDS encoding lipopolysaccharide assembly protein LapA domain-containing protein, with amino-acid sequence MTLKTWFILLPCVLVGVVLTLANMVPVQFSLDPFSSTRPALAFTVPLIVVIMGAFLAGLLAGGLGAWVGQGGHRKGERQAKRELKRVQKQQGAANSNSVEGAGTALAVAGATAPALSDQTANASRHGG
- a CDS encoding ornithine cyclodeaminase family protein, whose translation is MRLVTAAEINQALDVRSLMERLRSAFRDDIANPARTLHHIESSLGPDEPGAGDLMVMPAWVRGTARSGDMSGRRGYIGVKVQSVFPDNRTKGIPSLTGVYVLMSGRTGEPLGLLDAPTLTAWRTAAASALAATYLARQDAERLLVVGSGALVPHLIKAHAEARPICNVLIWNRTPATAEKLAKRLTRPDLKVAATTDLEGAVRGADVICTATGSTQPLIKGEWLQRGVHLDCVGGYRPDMREVDDEVVSRARVFVDTRTGAMSEAGDIIAPLESGAITTEDITADLHDLARGDRAGRRYHDQITLFKSVGVALEDLAAATLAFERT